In one Podarcis muralis chromosome 7, rPodMur119.hap1.1, whole genome shotgun sequence genomic region, the following are encoded:
- the PPM1N gene encoding putative protein phosphatase 1N, translating to MAKLLSMATFVRLLVAEAERRVSLFFKAEEAQEVPSFFLDKPQTEKLLEEGEVGGLRYGLGSMQGWRAHMEDAHTAQPQLPGALAGWAFFAVYDGHAGSTVAQFCARHLLGHVLEAEALSGQEEDPAAVKEAVREAFLAIDRRMQDLSRAEAWEHAGTTAVAVLVSPRHLYFINLGDSRALLCRSAAVTFYTDDHKPTKPRERRRIENAGGTVVLQRVNGSLAVSRALGDFGYKAVSWRGPTEQPVSPEPEVYQLERCPDEDEFLVLACDGVWDTFDNAGLCAFVRSRLCLTGSPRDVCECVLDSCLYKGSRDNMTCIVVCFPAAPAVSQEALQKEQELDASLEKRVAELYDELVEQEGGPNLVSVFQRLATEANPNLPPGGGLASKRAVIMEAYQRAKQSREEQEVPAPSANAALD from the exons ATGGCAAAACTCCTGAGCATGGCCACCTTTGTGAGGCTCCTGGTGGCCGAAGCCGAGAGAAGGGTCTCGTTGTTCTTCAAAGCGGAGGAGGCCCAGGAAGTCCCCAGTTTTTTCTTAGACAAGCCTCAGACGGAGAAACTCCTGGAGGAAGGAGAGGTGGGCGGCTTGAGGTACGGCCTGGGCTCCATGCAAGGCTGGCGGGCGCACATGGAAGACGCCCACACCGCTCAGCCCCAGCTGCCCGGAGCCCTGGCCGGCTGGGCCTTCTTTGCCGTGTACGATGGGCACGCAGGCAGCACGGTGGCTCAGTTCTGCGCCAGGCACTTGCTCGGGCATGTGCTGGAGGCCGAGGCCCTCTCCGGCCAGGAGGAGGACCCCGCAGCCGTCAAGGAGGCCGTGCGCGAGGCCTTCCTGGCCATCGACAGGCGCATGCAGGACCTGTCACGGGCCGAGGCCTGGGAGCACGCCGGCACCACCGCCGTGGCCGTGTTGGTGTCGCCCCGCCACCTGTACTTCATCAACCTGGGCGACTCAAGGGCTCTCCTCTGCCGCTCGGCTGCCGTCACCTTCTACACCGACGACCACAAGCCCACCAAGCCGAGGGAGCGGCGGCGCATCGAGAACGCCGGCGGCACGGTGGTGCTGCAGAGGGTCAACGGGTCGCTGGCCGTCTCCCGGGCCCTGGGCGACTTCGGCTACAAGGCCGTGTCTTGGCGTGGCCCCACCGAGCAGCCGGTGTCCCCCGAGCCCGAAGTATACCAGCTGGAGCGCTGCCCCGACGAAGACGAGTTCCTGGTGCTGGCCTGCGACGGGGTTTGGGACACCTTTGACAACGCGGGGCTGTGCGCCTTCGTGCGCTCGCGACTCTGCCTCACCGGCAGCCCGCGGGACGTCTGCGAGTGCGTGCTGGACTCCTGCCTCTACAAG GGCAGCCGTGACAACATGACCTGCATCGTGGTCTGCTTCCCAGCTGCCCCGGCCGTCTCCCAGGAGGCCTTGCAGAAGGAGCAGGAGCTGGACGCTTCCCTGGAGAAGAGGGTGGCAG AGCTTTACGATGAACTAGTGGAACAGGAAGGGGGTCCCAATCTCGTCTCCGTCTTCCAACGTCTGGCTACAGAGGCGAACCCTAACCTTCCCCCTGGGGGAGGCCTGGCTAGCAA GAGAGCTGTGATCATGGAGGCTTATCAGCGGGCGAAGCAGAGTCGCGAGGAGCAAGAAGTCCCG GCCCCCAGTGCGAATGCTGCCTTGGATTGA